The following coding sequences lie in one Lolium perenne isolate Kyuss_39 chromosome 2, Kyuss_2.0, whole genome shotgun sequence genomic window:
- the LOC127336483 gene encoding uncharacterized protein, translating into MARFQETATSDDQNLMGDLGRPMNPSDMDALAGARFPKARKPYMITKQREKWTEEEHKLFLEAMQLHGRAWRRIQEHIGTKTAVQIRSHAQKFFSKVIRESSGDNSSGAGAEAPIQIPPPRPKRKSVHPYPCNRRSAPGKHAHALAQLQRPDRQVQSVCEQGNGSPTSVVTASQIGSECSDSDTSTIDIEERCPTPGVDTAEVAVQVPPTDVRQGSTSSEEVVCGTSEAPQIKLFGKTVAVNNSHQQPEPSTGNLQAVADMELDTSAETPTSGAGNPGGPQANAWSPWMANAQQFMYYVPQGAVFFSYNGGSVHQPSEAENKHREASRAESNTASTSVPETTTRNSAESCTEADGGDDKMAPAAGFRKFVAPSSVHQRGFMPYKRCAAESKVLQPQAVSEEADGDMTRLCL; encoded by the exons ATGGCTCGATTTCAG GAAACCGCCACGAGTGATGACCAAAACCTCATGGGAGATCTCGGGCGTCCTATGAATCCCAGCGACATGGACGCGCTCGCCGGAGCGCGGTTCCCCAAGGCGCGGAAGCCGTACATGATAACGAAGCAGCGGGAGAAGTGGACCGAGGAGGAGCACAAGCTCTTCCTGGAAGCCATGCAGCTCCACGGCCGCGCCTGGCGCCGCATACAAG AGCACATAGGCACCAAGACGGCGGTGCAGATCAGGAGCCACGCGCAGAAGTTCTTCTCCAAGGTCATCCGAGAGTCGTCCGGCGACAACAGCTCCGGCGCCGGCGCCGAGGCGCCGATCCAGATCCCGCCGCCGCGGCCCAAGCGGAAGTCCGTGCACCCGTACCCGTGCAACCGGAGGAGCGCGCCGGGCAAGCACGCCCATGCGCTGGCGCAGCTCCAGAGGCCTGACCGGCAGGTGCAGTCCGTGTGCGAGCAGGGGAATGGCTCGCCGACCTCTGTGGTCACCGCGTCGCAGATAGGCTCTGAGTGCTCCGACAGCGATACGTCCACGATTGACATCGAAGAGAGGTGCCCCACGCCAGGCGTGGACACCGCTGAGGTTgctgtgcaagtgccaccaaccgATGTTCGTCAG GGCAGTACTTCTTCAGAAGAAGTCGTGTGTGGCACATCAGAAGCTCCACAGATCAAGCTATTCGGCAAGACAGTTGCGGTGAACAATTCACACCAGCAGCCAGAGCCCAGTACGGGCAACCTGCAAGCTGTCGCAGATATGGAATTGGATACCTCAGCTGAGACGCCCACCAGTGGAGCTGGGAACCCTGGCGGACCACAAGCAAACGCATGGAGCCCATGGATGGCGAACGCGCAGCAGTTCATGTACTATGTTCCTCAAGGGGCAGTTTTCTTCAGCTACAACGGTGGAAGCGTGCACCAGCCTTCCGAAGCTGAGAACAAGCACAGGGAAGCGTCAAGGGCGGAGTCGAACACGGCCTCCACCAGTGTGCCTGAAACAACAACCCGGAATTCTGCAGAATCATGCACTGAagcagacggcggtgatgacaaaATGGCACCTGCTGCGGGTTTCAGAAAATTTGTTGCCCCAAGTTCAGTCCACCAACGAGGTTTCATGCCATACAAGAGGTGCGCAGCTGAAAGCAAGGTGCTGCAGCCTCAGGCTGTGAGCGAGGAGGCGGATGGAGACATGACGAGATTGTGCCTGTAA